The following are encoded together in the Synergistaceae bacterium genome:
- the trpCF gene encoding bifunctional indole-3-glycerol-phosphate synthase TrpC/phosphoribosylanthranilate isomerase TrpF, giving the protein MSVLDEIVNRKRLDVARRMEEVPFSDLKARTEPTTRSFSKALKKPGFRFVMECKKASPSEGLIRKNFDITEIAGVYNNFADAVSILTDEPYFQGSLDVLRTARPLLDRPILAKDFVLEPYQICEARSCGADAALLILSILDDAAYKICAAEAERLSMDVLTEVHNEEELERALRLNARIIGINNRNLKTLKVDLNVYNHLARKIPSDRLVVCESGIQSHEDVLRFGNAFPGERTHVFLVGGSLMKSERLDLAVRELVCGRVKVCGLTCPEDAAAAWKTGAVFGGMIFADSPRRTDPERAREIRAASPLPAVGVFVNEPAQNVARLASELDLAAVQLHGEETESCIGELRRKLPDRCEIWKAVRVRDRMPNCTSNLKGLHADRLLYDAFDKTNAEARGGTGRSFDWSLLEGDSDRSRDILAGGLNGDNIRGASRLGYFALDVNSGVESAPGKKDHQKITQLFANLRGDV; this is encoded by the coding sequence GTGTCTGTGCTTGACGAGATCGTCAACCGCAAGCGTCTGGATGTGGCCCGTCGTATGGAGGAGGTTCCCTTTTCCGACCTGAAGGCCCGAACCGAACCCACGACGCGCAGTTTTTCGAAGGCCCTGAAAAAGCCGGGGTTCCGCTTTGTCATGGAGTGTAAAAAAGCCTCTCCCTCGGAGGGGCTTATCCGGAAAAATTTCGATATTACCGAAATTGCGGGCGTATACAATAATTTTGCCGACGCCGTGTCGATTTTGACGGACGAGCCGTATTTTCAGGGAAGCCTGGACGTATTGCGGACGGCTCGTCCGCTGCTGGACCGGCCGATTCTCGCCAAGGATTTCGTTCTGGAGCCCTACCAGATTTGCGAGGCCCGTTCCTGCGGAGCGGACGCCGCGCTGTTGATTCTCTCGATTTTGGACGACGCCGCGTACAAAATCTGCGCGGCGGAGGCCGAGCGGCTCTCCATGGACGTGCTGACGGAAGTTCACAACGAGGAGGAACTGGAGCGCGCCCTCAGGCTGAACGCCCGAATTATCGGCATCAACAACCGGAATCTCAAAACCCTCAAAGTCGACCTGAACGTGTACAATCATCTTGCCCGCAAAATTCCCTCCGACCGCCTCGTCGTCTGCGAGTCGGGGATCCAGTCCCACGAGGACGTTCTGCGCTTTGGAAACGCGTTTCCCGGGGAACGGACGCACGTTTTCCTGGTGGGAGGCTCTCTCATGAAATCGGAGCGGCTGGACCTGGCCGTGCGGGAGCTGGTCTGCGGCAGGGTCAAGGTGTGCGGGCTAACCTGCCCTGAGGACGCGGCCGCGGCCTGGAAAACCGGAGCCGTTTTCGGCGGGATGATTTTCGCGGATTCGCCGCGCCGTACAGATCCGGAAAGGGCGCGTGAAATTCGGGCCGCTTCCCCTCTTCCGGCGGTGGGCGTATTTGTGAATGAACCTGCTCAGAACGTGGCCCGACTGGCCTCGGAGCTGGATCTTGCGGCGGTTCAGCTCCACGGGGAGGAAACGGAGTCCTGCATTGGGGAGCTTCGCCGGAAACTGCCGGACCGCTGCGAAATCTGGAAGGCGGTGCGAGTGCGGGATCGTATGCCGAATTGTACATCGAATCTGAAGGGGCTTCACGCGGACCGCCTTCTGTACGACGCCTTCGACAAAACCAACGCGGAGGCGCGGGGCGGCACGGGCCGGAGCTTCGACTGGTCGCTGCTGGAAGGAGATTCCGACCGGTCCCGGGATATTCTTGCCGGCGGGCTGAACGGGGACAATATTCGCGGCGCCTCGCGGCTGGGGTATTTCGCGCTGGACGTAAATTCAGGCGTAGAGAGCGCTCCGGGCAAAAAAGATCATCAGAAGATAACTCAATTATTCGCGAATCTGAGGGGTGACGTTTGA